TCTCCGGTGGTGTGGACGCCAACGCCTTGCACAAGCCAAAGCGTTTCTTTGGTGCAGCGCGTAAAGTTGAGCATGGTGGATCGTTGACGATTTTGGCAACCGCCTTGATCGACACAGGTTCCAAGATGGACGAGGTGATCTACGAAGAATTCAAAGGCACCGGCAACATGGAATTGCAACTCGACCGCCGCTTGAGCAATCGCCGGATTTATCCTTCGGTCGACGTGCTCTCTTCGGGTACGCGCCGCGAAGACTTGTTGCTCGAAGCCAAAGACCTGAGCCGCATCTGGGTGCTGCGCAAGTTCATGGCCGACATGAACCCGATCGAGGCGATGGAATTCTTGCAGGACCGCATGCGCGGAACCCGCGACAATGCCGAGTTCTTGATGTCGATGAACGGCTAATTTCGAAAGAATCCAATGAATAAAATGGGCCGCCTTCATTTGAGGCGGCCCATTTTATTTTCCCGGTGCGAGAAGGAAGTAGCTGAGATACCCGCTTAGTGGGTACCGACAGTGAATTTTCCCTCGATCAATTGGCCATTTGCGATTCCTCTTACAAAATAGAGTCCAGCCGGCAGTGTTTGAACTTCGATCCGAAAGTCTGCTTCACGGGTCAATGTTCCATTTGCGATCTGCATTCCTGAGATGTCGAAAACGACAAACGTGGTACTTTCGATGTTTTCTGGAAGCCGCAGGTACAGGTACGCGGTGCTTGGATTTGGAAAAGCGCAAAAGCTGAGCGGCGAAGTTTGATTCGTCAATTGCGTCACGGTACCATATTTGGCAGCGGCGTAGACAGTATTGTCAGCCTCCAATTCGCTGAGGTCGTATGTGGGCAACTGCAGCGCCGTCAGTGTATGCGATTGTGTGTTGTACCCCCACAAACCCAATGCTGTGTCCTCCGCAATGAACGCCATCGTATGCGTGGCCTGATCGTAGGTGTTGGCACCGATTTGCAAACCAGGGAACTGTGAAAAATCTCCATCCAAGGTCATTGCACCGGTAACAGTATCGATCTTTTGAATTTGTACGTGCACAACGCTCGTTGTCAAGGTATCGACAAGTTGGCCCAATGCGTACAGGACGTTGTTGTCATTGTCGTATTCCATTGACGATGGCATGAATTGCCGATTGATCAATGGAATTTTGACGAAGGAAGGATTGGTGTTGGCGTGGGTGATCTTGTAGAGGTTGTAATACTGCGAGGTGTCAACACCAACGAAATAGTAGGTACCATGGTTGGAATCATAAGCGCTTCCATCGATGATATAGCCTTGGGCATCCGTGATGGTCAATAAATTCGTTTCTGTGTTGTTGGCGAGGTTATATTGAATAAAATCGAGGCTGCTGCCAATGTACATTCCTGAAGAATCAAACCGGTCGGTGGTGGTGAGTGCAAAGATTTTCCCCGTTTGCATATCGATCTCCGCATTTCCCAAGTCAAATTGCAAATTGAGGGCATCGAGGTGTCGGGTGAGAACGAAACCCGATGCATGCTGGAAATGTCCCGGATATAATACTGTCCATTGACCGCGTCAAAGACGGATGCCCCCATCACATAACCTTGTGATTGGGTCGGTACGGTAGCCTGCTGCGTCCCGGTATTGGCATTCCACCGCAGGACATTGGTCACTCCAAGCGTGTCGTTCTGGGCACCAACCAGCATGATCTGTGCTTCCGCACACGTGACAGAAACCAATGAGAACAATGAAATCAAGAAGTTTTTGAGCATCCTGGGTAGAATAAAATACTGTTGCAAAATGAAGTCCTCGTACAAGGGTAAAGCTAGGTAGGAATCGCCCGAAATGTTGAACGAAATTAAAAATAAATTAAACAAAATCTGTCGGATACTTCCATGCGACTGCTGATGGGACTAGAATAATTTTGCTAATTTCCGTCCATGAAAAAGATGCTGCTGATTGTCCTGCTCTTCGTGTTTGCATGTTTGCCATTGTCCGCCCAATTCCAGCCGGGGAAGATTTTTGTGAAGATCAAATCAGACGACCTTCGGGAGTTTCCGCAGTACCGCAATGGTCAGTCTCGGCCTAGTTATGCAGCATTTCCAGGGATCGAAGCGATTTTGGATGAATACAAGGTTTCGGAATTCTACAAACCATTCAAAACCAAAAATATCCATGTGCAGCATATCTACGAATTGCATTTTGATCCCGCATTGAATGTGGATTTGCTCCTCAAAGCATGGGATCAGTTCGCCTACATCGAATATGCCGAGCAGCTTCCGATCTATGAAATGTCCTACACGCCCAATGACTACGCGCCTTTGCAATGGGGGCTTTTCAAAATCGACGCCGGCACTGCTTGGGATGTGAACCGGGGGAGTCGTCGTGTGACCGTCGCCGTTGTCGACGATGCTTGCTTGACGACACACGAGGATCTTGCGCCACAACTTTGGACCAATCCGGGTGAAATCCCTGGAGATAGTATTGACAATGAAGGAAATGGATGGATTGATGACGTGCATGGGTACGACCTTGCTGATCGTGACAATGATCCCAATCCGCCGTCGGGCGCCGACGACAATGCCTTCAGCCATGGGACGCATACTTGCGGCATCGCCGCGGCTGCGACCGACAATGGGTTAGGCATGGCATCGGTCGGCTTCAATGTGAGCCTCGTTCCCGTGAAAGCAAAAGAAGATTCGACCATCAACGATCCGTATTTGTATGCCACATTCACTGGGATCGACTATGCCGTTGCCAATCATTTTGATATCGTAAGCATGAGTTTTGGTTCGACCAACTACAACGCTTCGCTCGCCTATCTTGTGCAAGCGGGCCATGACAGCGGCACGGTCATGATCGCTGCCGCCGGCAATACCGGCAGCTACCAAGTGCATTATCCATCCGCCTACGACGGCGTGATTTCGGTCGGCTCGACAGACTTTGACGATGGCAAATCAGGATTCAGCACCTACCATTATTCGGTGGATGTGATGGCGCCCGGGAGTGGCATCTACAGTGCCGTTGCGGGTGGCGACGACCACTATGGCTTCAAAAGTGGCACATCGATGGCATGCCCGATGGTGGCGAGCTTGGCGGCCTTGATGCTTTCGGCAGACAGTACATTGAGTCCCGACGATGTGCAGAATTGTCTGCAAAGCAGTGCGGACAATATCGATGCCCTGAATACCCAATATCTTGGCGGCATTGGTGCCGGTCGTATCAACGCGGGCAAAGCCTTGATTTGCGTGGTCCCCACTGCCATTTTTTCCCCGGCGGTCGACGGCTTTCAGCTCGAAAGAATTTTCCCGAATCCGGTTGAAACGCGTGCGCTGTTTGCTGCGAATCTGCCACATGACGGCCTGCTCAGCATCAGAGTGGTGGACATGCAAGGCCGCCAAGTCGGTGCGCCGATTCAAATTGAAGGCCAATCAGGCTTGGTACAAACCTGGTGGAACCGTCCCGAAGGCACTGCCGCTGGACTTTACCTCGTCAATTGGGAATGGGACGGCCATTTTGGCAGCCAAAGAATGCTGTTGAAATAGGTGATAAAACGCTTTAGTTGGCTTCGGGGGCGCGCGATTCGCTGGAATCTGGGATGATAGTTTTCAAAGAGAGTTTGCTGATAGCTCGGAATCGCCCATTCGCCTTGTAGGCTGCCATTGGCTTGAGGGTATAAAGTCCACAGCCGAAAGTGAAATCATTTTTCAGGCCATAGCCCGTCAGCAGTTTTCCGTTTCGGAGCATTCCTGACGCCGACGTATTGCCCGGTGGTCCCTTCTGAATGCCCAAGTCATCAGAAAAGCGCACCATACGGCGCAAAAGCGACTTTGCCCTTGTACGGTTTCATTGCCGGGCTGCCATCCTTGCATGTCGTAGGTTTGATTCAAATGGGCCATTCCAGGGCAATCGGGAACGGTTTCGCGACCGGTTGCGCCTTCCAATCCATAGCCGGTGAAAATCGCTTCGATGCCGCCATTTTCTCCGCATAGACGGCCAAGCCATAGCCCACTTCGGTCCCAAACGCGACGTAAAGTTGACCTTCGATCGCCAAGGCAATGCCTTCATATTCGCCTGCGGTAGTTTCCCATTGAATGCCGTGGCCACCTCGGGGCAAGGCAAAAATCCGCATCGTGCCTGTGTAGGCTTGACCAAGGTGATTCGTGGCAGTGGAAATCGTCCAAGTGCCGTCAAATTTTGGATCGTGATAAAGTGTATTCATTCCAATGATTCCTTTTCGCCGCTGGGCAGATTCGTCGAAAATAAGCAAGGAATTCCAAACAAATGCTGTAGGTTACCGTTAATTGATTTGTCTCTGCTTCAGGATAGAGCAGAT
The sequence above is drawn from the Bacteroidota bacterium genome and encodes:
- a CDS encoding S8 family peptidase codes for the protein MKKMLLIVLLFVFACLPLSAQFQPGKIFVKIKSDDLREFPQYRNGQSRPSYAAFPGIEAILDEYKVSEFYKPFKTKNIHVQHIYELHFDPALNVDLLLKAWDQFAYIEYAEQLPIYEMSYTPNDYAPLQWGLFKIDAGTAWDVNRGSRRVTVAVVDDACLTTHEDLAPQLWTNPGEIPGDSIDNEGNGWIDDVHGYDLADRDNDPNPPSGADDNAFSHGTHTCGIAAAATDNGLGMASVGFNVSLVPVKAKEDSTINDPYLYATFTGIDYAVANHFDIVSMSFGSTNYNASLAYLVQAGHDSGTVMIAAAGNTGSYQVHYPSAYDGVISVGSTDFDDGKSGFSTYHYSVDVMAPGSGIYSAVAGGDDHYGFKSGTSMACPMVASLAALMLSADSTLSPDDVQNCLQSSADNIDALNTQYLGGIGAGRINAGKALICVVPTAIFSPAVDGFQLERIFPNPVETRALFAANLPHDGLLSIRVVDMQGRQVGAPIQIEGQSGLVQTWWNRPEGTAAGLYLVNWEWDGHFGSQRMLLK
- a CDS encoding T9SS type A sorting domain-containing protein — protein: MGNAEIDMQTGKIFALTTTDRFDSSGMYIGSSLDFIQYNLANNTETNLLTITDAQGYIIDGSAYDSNHGTYYFVGVDTSQYYNLYKITHANTNPSFVKIPLINRQFMPSSMEYDNDNNVLYALGQLVDTLTTSVVHVQIQKIDTVTGAMTLDGDFSQFPGLQIGANTYDQATHTMAFIAEDTALGLWGYNTQSHTLTALQLPTYDLSELEADNTVYAAAKYGTVTQLTNQTSPLSFCAFPNPSTAYLYLRLPENIESTTFVVFDISGMQIANGTLTREADFRIEVQTLPAGLYFVRGIANGQLIEGKFTVGTH